A region of the Nitrospirota bacterium genome:
CACTCCGGTGTGCCTTTCATTCCGGCTCCTCATCTGTTAAAATGCGGTTCTGGAGGCCGTGATCGAATATGGGTGGTTTTAACGGAGTCATCTTTCTTTTTCTGCTGATTCTGTTTGTGTTGTTCCTCGTCGTCTCCTTTGCCTCGAACGAGGAGGTGAGGAGAAAGGCGAAGGTTCTTTTGTCGAGAGCGGGCGGAGAGGGGACGTCCGGGGACTTCGCGGGCAAGCTCAAGAGCATGGGAACGGGGCGGGGCGGGCGCATTGCGGTTTACGCAGTGCTCGCCATAGCCCTCTTATGGGGAGGGCTGACCTCTTTTGTCGCCGTGGACCCGGAAGAAGTGGGAGTGGTGCTCCGCTTCGGAAAATACGTGCGTACGATAGACCCCGGCCTTAACGTGGTCGCCCCTTTCGGGGTGGAGAAGGTCACCAAGGTGCCCGTGGAGCGCCAGCTGAAGGAGGAATTCGGCTTCAGGACCGTTTCCGCCGACACCCGCACCAGGTTCTCCGAGCAGGATTTCAGCGGGGGATACGTTCCGTGACATGAACGAGGCGGTCGTGCGCGAGATAGTTGGAGACCGGAGCGTCAACGAGCTGCTGACCATCGGGCGCACGGAGATAGCCAGCACGGCGACCAAGATGCTGCAGAACCTCTGCGACCAGTACGAAAACGGCATACAGGTGGACCAGGTGGTGCTGCAGGACGTGACCCCGCCGGAGCCGGTTAAAGCCGCCTTTAACGAGGTGAACGAGGCTCAGCAGGAGCGCGAGCGCATGATAAACGAGGCGCAGTCCGAGTACAACAAGATAATACCCAAGGCCCGGGGCGACGCGGCGAGGACTATCGAGGAGGCCATGGGCTACTCCACGGAACGCATAAACCGCGCAAAGGGGGAGGCGGCGCGCTTCAAAGCCGTGTTTGCCGAGTACCGGCGGGCCCCCAGGGTTACAAGGAGCCGCATCTATCTTGAGACCATGGAGAAAGTGCTTCCGCGTCTGGGGAAGAAACTTGTAACGGACAGGGAGACCACGGGGATACTTCCCCTGTTCAAGCTCGATACGGAGGGGACCGAACGGAAATGAAGAGGGCCGGTGTGGTCGTCCTACTGATAATCGCGGGAGTGGCGCTTCTCGCGCTCGGGTCCGCCCTGTTCGTCGTTCATGAGACGGAGCAGGTGATCATTACCCAGTTCGGGAAACCCGTCGGGGAGCCCATCCGGGAGCCGGGCATACACGTGAAAGTTCCTTTCCTTCAGAAGGCCAATTATTTCGACAAGAGGTTTCTTGAATGGGACGGGGATGCCAATCAGCTCCCCACAAAGGACAAGCGGTTCATCTGGGTGGACACCTACGCGAGGTGGAGGATTGTTGACCCCCTGTTGTTTTTCCAGCGCTTGCGCGACGAACGCGGAGCCCAGAGCAGGCTTGACGACATACTGGACGGGCAGACCCGCAACGCGGTTGCCAACCACAAACTCGCCGAGATAGTGCGCGCCACCGACCGGGAGCTGCAGTTCGGGGACTTGGTGGAGGACACTATGAAGGCGGAGTCCCAGGTGGAGGTCAAGTACGGCAGGAACTACATAACCCGCAAGATAATAGAAAGCGCCGCTCCGAGCCTGGAGCACCTCGGCATAGAGCTCCTGGACCTCAGGTTGAAGCGGGTGAACTATGTCGAAGAGGTGAGGGAAAAGATATTCGACCGCATGCGGTCCGAGCGGAAGCGTATTGCGGAGAAGTTCCGCTCCGAGGGCCAGGGTGAGGCCGCCCGGATACGCGGACAGCGCGAACGGGACCTGCGGAAGATACGCTCGGAGGCCTTCCGCAAGGCCGAAGAGATCAAGGGGAAGGCCGACGCGGAGGCCACCGCCATCTACGCCTCGGCCTACGACCAGAGCCCCGAGTCGCGCGATTTCTTCCAGTTTTTAAAGACCATGGAGACATACTCGGAGGTCCTCGGCGGGGACGACTGGCTCGTCCTGTCCACCGAGGGCGACTTCTTCCGTTTCCTCGAGGGCGCCTCGGGCGGCAAGTAACCTGTCCGCCTCCATGTTCTCTTGCCATGGCCGCAGAGACGGCGGTTATTCCAAGGCGCCGTCATGCCATCCGGCCAATCGCGGGCGCTCCTCTCTCAAAACTATAAGGAGTCGGTCGGGGTCAGACCACGACCAGCGAGGGGCCTTCCTTGTACTCCCTGACCGAGGCCACCTGGGCGGCGTGGGGCGCGCCGGAGGCCCTGAGCTTCTCCACCAGGCCCGGGGCCTCCGGGGCCGGGACGGCAAAGAGCAGCCCGCCCGAGGTCTGGGGGTCGTAGAGGATTTCCTCCTCCTCGCCCGTGAGCCGCGTGCGCATCTCAAGGGCTTCCTCCACGTATTGCCTGTTGGTGCGGTTGC
Encoded here:
- a CDS encoding SPFH domain-containing protein encodes the protein MGGFNGVIFLFLLILFVLFLVVSFASNEEVRRKAKVLLSRAGGEGTSGDFAGKLKSMGTGRGGRIAVYAVLAIALLWGGLTSFVAVDPEEVGVVLRFGKYVRTIDPGLNVVAPFGVEKVTKVPVERQLKEEFGFRTVSADTRTRFSEQDFSGGYVP
- the hflK gene encoding FtsH protease activity modulator HflK, producing the protein MNEAVVREIVGDRSVNELLTIGRTEIASTATKMLQNLCDQYENGIQVDQVVLQDVTPPEPVKAAFNEVNEAQQERERMINEAQSEYNKIIPKARGDAARTIEEAMGYSTERINRAKGEAARFKAVFAEYRRAPRVTRSRIYLETMEKVLPRLGKKLVTDRETTGILPLFKLDTEGTERK
- the hflC gene encoding protease modulator HflC; protein product: MKRAGVVVLLIIAGVALLALGSALFVVHETEQVIITQFGKPVGEPIREPGIHVKVPFLQKANYFDKRFLEWDGDANQLPTKDKRFIWVDTYARWRIVDPLLFFQRLRDERGAQSRLDDILDGQTRNAVANHKLAEIVRATDRELQFGDLVEDTMKAESQVEVKYGRNYITRKIIESAAPSLEHLGIELLDLRLKRVNYVEEVREKIFDRMRSERKRIAEKFRSEGQGEAARIRGQRERDLRKIRSEAFRKAEEIKGKADAEATAIYASAYDQSPESRDFFQFLKTMETYSEVLGGDDWLVLSTEGDFFRFLEGASGGK